CGGGCGGAAGCAGATGCAACCAGGGCCGCCATTGTCGCAGCGGCCGCGGAAGCCGTCGCAGCTGCAACACCCGCCGTGGCCGCGGAAGCTGCCGTATCAGCACCGGCAGCGCCCAGAGGTGATCCCCGAGATTTTGACCTTAATGAGATGCCCAGTGAAGAATGAAGGGGAGGGCTAAACCCTAGCCAGCCTTGGGGTATTGGTTTGCTTTGAAGTCGATCGGTCGGTGCTACACTACCCAGCCAGGAAGTATCATTTGCTATTGTCGTCCTGTTCCAGTTTTGTTTAGTGTATCGCTGTCATTTTAGTTTGTTCTGTTCCAGTTGTTTAGTCTTCCGGTCTTTCAGATAGATATTGcttttctcaacaaaaaaaagatagatATTGCTTGGAATTCAGTCCATTGATGGTGGATATATATAGCTGCAGGTAAAATGTAGTATCTTACTAGCTAGCAAAGGACAGTTAAAGTGTTGTTCTTGTATCTGAATATCGGGGGATGCCCCTAACATCGGTGTAAGGAATTATCGGACAAAAATACAATCTGTTTTTTCAGAGTTCCTATTCAGCTGCTGATGTTACTGTTAACGCATTTTCTCCTTTGCATACTACTAGATATCAGACTTATATCGCTAGCTCTCCGGCATTTTCTCCTTTGACTTTTTATGTAGTCTATATTTATATTAGGGTTTTGTTATAGGGAAGCGACTGGTTTTTAATTATAAAGATAAGTCGACGTGTTGACCGTTAGATCTTAATTCAAGGGCAATGCGTGAGAGGTGAGAAAATAGGGAtgacatccaaattttaatcCGATGGCTAAAGTGAGTCGATTGATATTTAAagattttttcttaaaaatcaatTGGCTGAAAATAGCCACACCCTTTATATTAACCCAACGGTTATAGTGAGTAATACTTTTGACTTTTCTAtgtgtactccgtattaaatTAGTAAAAAAATGGCATACAAGTATTCTTGCCAGACACATGCACTAAGCTGAAAACACTCTTGCATACTAAGTCACCTATCATTAAAATAATAACGTCGGTTAAATTCTGAAATAATCCAAGAAATGTGTCACACATGTCAAGTCTAGGACCTGATCCTGGATGGACTGGTTTCACCACAATAAACCAGACCACTTGAGGTAGAGTCGGTTCACATCACATGACAGAAAACAATGCATTCCGTGTGTAAATTAGCAGCAGGTCCTGTACTTTTTACCTTCACCAATGGTAAACGCAACTTTATTTTTCAGACAAATCGTGCTCGCATGTAAGTTGCTTGCGAAATCAAAAAATTGAAAGAGAACAAAGCAAGGAGATAGTATACATAAGCAATCCACGCCGGGTGGTCTTTTTTGACAAGGAATAAAAAATCTCCACCCGGGACATGCTCTCTCCCCTTGTCTTTCTCCTCTCATCTTGTTCTCTTGTCACGTTCTCATTGACTAGTTTTCTCTATTTTccagtattatttttaaagtTATACAAATAAGTTCTGTACAATAAATACATTTCAGCAGAAATTGTTTCCAGACCTTTccccaaaagaagaaaatgtttcCGGATTGTGTAAGTACGGGAGAAGATCCATCGGAATGCAGCAAAGTTATCACAAGAAGCAAAAATAAGAGGAGGGAGGCTCCACAAGTAACCCATTCAAAGGACAGATCCAtattatacatatatacaagaTCTTAGGATACAGTTGATTCGTTCCTCGCGGAAAAAGAAGACACTTACTTATCGTTTCTTGAACGGAAGGCATGAGCACCGTCACTCAACTAAGCGATGGAAAAGGAGTTCTATATGTACAAGAACGACTCCCCAAATTACAGGCAGCACGCGCACGCTGTGGATCTCTGCggtgcccgcgccgcgctccTACCCTGAAATTCAAGCGTATATGAACACCGGCCTGAAGCCCCGAACAGTGGGCTCTGGGCTGTCACGCCGGGGCAAAGCGGTCCATGAGCATGCACACCGTGGCCTCGGAGTTGGAGAGGACGCCGCTgttccgcctcctcctctcttgaATCTGCACACCGCCGCCCTTGATCTTGACGCTCTCCACCTCGAGCACGCCGTCGCCCTCGTGGCGCCGGCCAAGGCCAAGAccggcgtcgtcggcggccgGCGTTGCCGTCTCCCTGCCCAACTTGGCGAACCAAACACTGACCAACCCAGCCATTGTTCAGTCTGAAGTCTAAACACTCTTGTCTGCACAAAGTCTACACACTCGAAAGAAGGCTCTTGAGCTCTAGCTCCTCGCTCTTGGGTTGCTTTGGTGGTAGTTTCTTACGCCGGGGGTGCTGGGCTGTACTTATAGTCGCGGATGTGAGCTCTGGAACTGGAGGCGCCACTTGTTGTGAGTTGCCTTGCCAGTGGGAAAAGGGGAGGAAACTGCCTGCGAGAGAGGGATGCGTGCGTGGGGTGATGAGTGTCGAGCGGTCTCCTTCAAGTCTCCTTCAAAGAGGACGGGTGTTTTGTTTCGGCGCCGAGTGGCCACAGGCTTATCGCCCTGTCCGTTCCAGGGCCATGCCTTCCCATGTGACGCACGGCGCGCGCTCGGAGGCCAAGCTTATGTGCGGCCACCGTCGTGCCCGTGGCGATTCCTGGGGATATCCCTTTGCCATACCCAGTTAGTTACCCACCGGTGCGTGGAGAAAAGGGACACTTTTGTTACGATTCCTTGTGCGGATCCGGATTCCGGAGAGATGCCGTTCTACTGCGCGGATCCGGCTCGGGTGCGCGCGCTCCGGTGTCTGGTTCTGCCGTCTAGGTTCCTTGCACCACTGGGACGTCCTCCGGCATTTGATTCGGGGAACCGAAGAATCCAACGGCATCTCTACGCGCAACCGCGGCACCAGACTACCAGAGCGAGGTTGGGAGTTTTTGTGAGGTGCTGCTGGAGTGGGAACGTCTTCGACGCTCGGAGGACGGCAAACACAACACACCATCAACCGTTGGCCCCTGCTTCACTGCTTGTCAATCAATAGACAGCGATCATTCAGGGAAAACGTTGCACGAGCTAACTCAGGGCCCGATCGAGTTCCTGACATGGGAGCAAAATATCTCTGCGCAGGGAGATATTTCGCACGTAGttgacacaaaaaaaatatctttttGACTAGGCGGTTTAAATGAAAATACAGCTCCACTTGGCTGCGTCGTCTCGATCGATATCGTACACGTGAAAACGAATTCCCTTTTTGATGGCCCATGAGAATGAACTTTTTGGAGATACCGGGCTTTTCTGACAGAGACTTCAGAAGTTGCTGAATTTGCCTGATAACAAAGCACACTCGCACAAGTATAGCATGCCTATATTCTACAGTAGCATTCAGCACAAATCGATCTACTGGCCCAAACAATCAACCAGGATGGACAAGAAGGCGTCTTCACGAACAAccaccggcgacggcgagcaaTTAGAGCCAGCACCACCAGCGGTCTGTTTCTTGGCCGGCCAAGCCATGTTGTCGTCAGGTGTTCGATCGTCGCACGGCTGAGCCGTACTGCCATGGTCGTCAGATCGAGCGAAGTGGCCGCCTTCTCGTGCGCCCGCGCGGCCGAGCCAAGCCACTGGCCTGAAAGGCTCCTCCGGTCGCCTCGTGGCCCGAATCCTCTCCAGCTCCGCCGTCCAAATATCTATCAGACTCgacatcgatcgatcgacttGCAACAAGCGAGGATTAAGCAAGAGTGGCCAGTGAGTGCGAATTCCGATCGAACAGAGAAGTCTGGTGTGGCAAGAGCGAGGCACTTTCTATAGAGTTCCTTGAACGTgcaaatagatacatttatacaAGACACTCGTATACAAGTGATGAGGCACTTTATAGGGCAGGCATAGGTTAGACCTAGAGCAAATTCATCAAGTTTGTTGGAATCCGGGGGTCAAAACTGGGTGCTTGGCACACGGGATTGGAAGCTCTGCCCATCTGAAACGCAGCCTGACGGGAGATCTTGCAGGAGCACCTATCGGGAATACGTGCTtcttcttgattttttttcttcgaaaagTCGTGCTTCTTCTTGATAGGCTGCAGCGGTACGCAGGTAAAGCATCCCGTGGGTGGAGTCGGAGCGTTACCGTGGGCTCTCGATTGGGACAGCTACGGCAATATATACTGTATCAGGGACCAGTGTTCTGTTGCCATCGCTCCTGCTGCCGCTGAAATCGACTCTCGGTGCCTCCTTGGCTGCTTGCGTTTCTGCCTACGGAAGCCGGTTCTGTCTAGAAGCCGGTAATTTTTGTGCAAGTCCCCTGTAGAAATATCGGTGTTGAGTGTAAATTTCCTATGCTATTCGTATGTTCCAAGCTGAACctgagctagctagccaacCATAGCACACCCGGCCTATCGCTGTGGTACCTCCTCTCTCAACCTGATGATCACACAGCGTTTAAATTGACTGCTTCAAGCTTACTACCACAGGCTGGATAGGTTATTTTTCGTGCTGCTGGAGGTGTAGTCTGGGCGGCCACTGCTTCACCCTGTATGCGGTGACGAGCTAGCGGGCGGTGGCGCGAGGTGGCGGCACGCAAACGAACAACCCAGGCCTGGCTGAAATTACCGAACAGAGCCAAGATGGTCACAGCAGGCTTATGGGCCATGataacaaaacaaatacaGGCCTGCTCTATCCCGAAAGCCCAGCCTGGCTGGgctcctctaaaaaaagaaaaaaaaaggcctgCCTGGCTGGGCCATAGTCGAATCCGCACCATCAAATCTTGCTAACAAACGACGAACACTGTGCCAAAAACCCCCGAACAAATGCAGGAATAAGATCctctaaaaaataaaagtatGCAGGAATAAGACGATTCGTTCACGGCGAAGTTCTCTTCCTCGAACCTCCGGTTGCCCGATCGAAGCGAGGCGCACGCCCAGAGCCCGCAGTCCGCAGGCGCTTTTGCATACCCGTCGCCGTCTTCTCAACGATTCGTCCGGCTGGCCGCGAGCTCATGCCCTCTTCGACTCCGTTAGGTTAATTTCGTCTTCTCTTCgcatgatttgttttctagGAGGTTTCCATTAACTAATTAGCGTCATAAGCCGTAGAACAGAGACCTGTTTTTTTATCCCTAACGCTCGCAAGAGGCGGCCGCACTCCATCACAAAGCATACGGAGCACGAGTTAGTACtgtctccgttccataattcgtgtttcaaatttgtttaaaaatagatgaatctattcataaaaaacgtttagatacatgtaatatttcgacaagaattatgaaatggatggagtagaacacacacgcacacgaaaaaaaatgtttcagtAGAACAGGTCTGCTGTTTGATACTCCGTATTTTGGAGTATCAAATCAAATCTAGTCTTCGACTGAGATTGTGTTCCGCACGTGTAAGAACGAAATCCACGTATCTATGCAGCCAGAAGGTGAAAGCAACCACAATTAGAAAAGCCGGGCAACCCACTTGATTTTGTATCACCGTTTCAGGCCAAACATCAAACCCACGCTTACTGAACATACTGACCACATTCAGTCGTCACAGCGATTGATCAATGGTTAGTTGAGTGAAAAccgaaaaataaataaagaagaagaagaagatcaacTAATCCTTTTGTAACAGGTATTTCAGGCTCACTTCTTCTGGATGCTCCATGCCCCAATCATGCCTGCCAAGCGAGATGTCCAGGTTCGGTGCACAAGTGTCGTCCGCAAGCAATTCGAAACTTGCGAGGGATGGAGATGAGCTTGGAGGGCTCGTAGAGATCGCCTCAATGCTCCCATGTACGCCCATCGGCAGGCGACAGGTTACCTCTTCTCGAACTGCCTATTCATGATAAAGTgcacatgaaaaatattaGTACTACTTACATTACATGCATTGTTTCTCTTTCTGAAGGAATATGCACACGAATGAATAATGCTATGTCTTCCgtcctaaaataagtgacatggtttatacaaatccaaatcaCTTGTTCTgtgacagagggagtatattatatCGTAGTACGTGTGCTGAGTAGTACTGTTCCATGGCCTACATAAATAGCTAGCTTGTACTGCAAAGTCCATTGAAGTTCAACAGAAGTGATGTATGTCATATGTGGCCTGGTGGAATTAACAGGAGTACTGTATTCTTCTCATTTATGCCTGTGATCTCATAGAAGATGTGTACCTGAGTATCTTGAAGCACTGCAGAGAAATTAAGTTTCTGACACCGGTGCAATGAATCAACAATCACAACGCCCTTTTCGAGTACCCCTGGTGCGAGGTCAGTCCTCCTGTACTCAAGAAATTAAGAGAGTCCTTATCATTTACTGCAGGGTGCTAATATAAATGAGATCGACAATTTAATCCATGATCGGAAACGCAGGGTATGCCATACCAGTACTATTGCAGGAAGATTAAAACCTACAGCAAGCAAAAACAACACTAGAGGCCTGAGTTTGTGAAAAAACTATGTCTACCTCCGGGTCACACAAAGTCATTTCAGATAGAGCAgactcaagaaaaaaaaagattcagaCTCACTTAACAGTAATTTAACTTACAGAGTGCACTCACTTTGGTTTTTTCACCTACGGAAATGCTCGTTTATCCACC
This is a stretch of genomic DNA from Brachypodium distachyon strain Bd21 chromosome 1, Brachypodium_distachyon_v3.0, whole genome shotgun sequence. It encodes these proteins:
- the LOC104581898 gene encoding uncharacterized protein LOC104581898 produces the protein MAGLVSVWFAKLGRETATPAADDAGLGLGRRHEGDGVLEVESVKIKGGGVQIQERRRRNSGVLSNSEATVCMLMDRFAPA